A stretch of DNA from Melioribacteraceae bacterium 4301-Me:
GGCGACATTTTTCGAAACATCAAAATCAAATAGATGCGCATCTACATAGGCATCTACTAAATTCAAAAAGTAAGTGAGACCAATATAGACCGCAAATAAATCCCTTTGGTCTTTGTAAAATTCTCTCAGATTTTTATACCCAGTATTTCCATTCGGATCACTTGTTAAGCTTTGTAAGTATAAGTCCCTATAATATTTGTAAGAGTTGTTTGTATTAAACCATTGATATGTAAAATACCCTAAAAATCCCCAAATAACTGGTATTTTCCAATATTTTTCAGTGTAAAATTGTCCTAAGCCAGGCACTAAAGCACTACGTAAAACAGCACCCCATGCTGATTTTTGCATTACAAACATTACGGTATCACTCTTGGTAAGTAATGTATCTGATTTTGCGGTCTGGGAATAGCAAATTGATATAAATATTAATTGAAAGACCAATATTCTAATTATATGTTTTATCGATAAGTTCAAATAGTTCTAACAATCGTTCTAATTCTTCATTTGAATAAAATTCAACAATTATTTTACCAGAACCTTTTTTGTTCTGGCTACATTTGACTTTTGTGCCTAATATTTTTTGCAGTTTTTCTTCTAAGTATTGCTGTGAAACATTAGCATTAGTATGCTGTATATTTTTGTTCTTATTTACCTCGTTTATTTTTTCTGTGAATGTTCTTACAAACTCTTCAACTTTTCTAACTGAAAGGTTTTTTTTAATTATTTTATTCATTAATTCAATTTGCAGGGTCTCGTTAGGTAAATTTATCAAAGCACGAGCATGTCCCATAGATATAGAGTTTGAAATAATCGCTTGCTGAATTTCTTTAGGGAGTTTAAGTAAACGAATTGTATTAGTTATAGTTGTTCTATCTTTTCCAACTTTTGCTGCAATTTCTTCTTGAGTTAAATTACATTCATCCATTAATCTTTTATATGCGTTGGCAATTTCAATTGGATTAAGCTTCTCTCTCTGAATGTTTTCGATAAGAGAAAGGGCAAGCATTGCTTCTTTGCTATCAACTTTTATAATGTAGGCTGGAATTTCTTTGTAACCAATTTCCTTGCATGCCCTTAATCTTCTTTCACCAGAAATAAGTTCATAACCGTTCTGTTCGTTTCTTCTAACGGTTATTGGTTGTATTAATCCATTTTGTAGAATAGATTTTTTTAGTTCATCAAGTGCATCTTGGTCAAATTCAGTTCTTGGTTGAAACGGGTTAGGCAATATTTTATCAATTGGTATCTTAGCTAAGTAGTCAATTGATTTCCCATCATCTGCTTGGATTTCTTTGATTGAAATTGCTATAGGTGAATCAGTTTTATTTGCAGTTGGATTAATCAATGCGTCCAGACCTCTACCCAATCCAGGTTTCATTTTACTCAATTTTTAACCCCTCTTGGTTCTAAATTATTTTTTTTAATTAGTTCAGAGGCAAGTGAGATATAATTTTGAGCGCCAGTGGAACTCGCATCGTACAAAATTACCGGTTTTCCGTAGCTTGGCGCTTCGGATATTCTTATGTTTCGATGAATTACAGTCTCAAATACTTTATCTCCAAAATACTTCTTTACCTCACTAACTACTTGGTGAGATAATCTAAGTCTTACATCAAACATGGTTAAAAGCACACCTTCAATCGATAGAGTAGGATTAGAGTTTCTTTTTACAATATTGATAGTGTTGAGCAATTGTCCCAATCCTTCCAAAGCAAAATACTCACATTGAACAGGGATTAAAACTGAATCAGCATAAGTCAATGCATTAAGAGTTAAAAGTCCAAGTGACGGCGGACAATCAATAAAAATAAAATCATATTTATTATCTATTGACTCCAGAGCATTCTTAAGTAAATATTCTCTTCCTTCAAGGTTTACTATTTCGACTTCTGCACCTACTAAGTTTATTGTTGAAGGTAAAATATCTAAAAAAGGCATATATGAACTTAAGATGCAGCTCTCAGCTTTTTCAAGACCAATTAAAACTTCATAAACAGATTTTTCTGGTTTATCAATTCCGATACCACTTGTAGAATTAGCTTGAGGGTCAATGTCAATTAAAAGGGTTTTAAATTCTGCTGCTGCTACCGAAGCAGAAAGATTAATAGCGGTAGTAGTTTTACCTACTCCGCCTTTTTGATTGGCTATAACAATTTTTTTTGTCATTCAGTTATAATTGTTTAAGTAAAATTAAAGTTCTATCTCTTGATTATAATTAAGAATAATACATTTTTTCCCGGTCGCCTCAATCTTCTTTTTAAATTCATATGGATCTGCACTTATAACAGGGAATGTGTTGTAATGCATTGGAATTACAGTAGCAGGATTTACAAGCTGGACTGCTTTAACCGCGTCGTCTATTCCCATAGTAAAATTATCACCTATTGGTACAAGCATATAATCAACTGGGTTCATTTCACCTATTAATTTCATGTCATAAAATAGACCTGTATCGCCGCAATGATACAAAATTTTATTTTCAATAAAGAGTAGAACGCCGGCTGCTTCACCACCATAAACGCCATCAGGTGTTACTGAGCCATGATGAGCAATTGTAAATTTAACTTTTCCAAAGTCAAAATTATGACTACCGCCAATATGCATATTATGAGCCTTAAAACCTTTGCTTGCACAATAGTTTGCTAATTCGTTCACACAAATAAAAGTAGAATTACAGCGCTTAGCAATTTTAAATGAATCACCAATGTGATCGCCGTGTGCATGTGTTAAGATAATATAGTCAGCCGAAACTTCTGATTCTTTTACTGGGGAATTAGGGTTTCCCTCAAAAAATGGGTCAATCAAAATAGAAATGTTTTTTTCGGTTGATATCTGAAAAGCAGAGTGTGAAAAATATTTTAGCTTCATCTTATCACCTCTTTCTTTTTCAAAAAAATTTTGAGTTAAATGTCAAAATAATCAATTAACCATGTAAATTTATCTATTCTTTTTTAGTTGCTCAAATATACCTTTAATTCCTTTGAGTTCTGAAGAAAAACTGCTTGACAAATAATTTCTAAGTGTTTCTTTTGATAGCCCTCTTTTTAATTTGCCTGCTTCAGCAATAGATATGCTGCCAGTCTCCTCCGAAACAATAATACTAATCACATCCGCTTGCTCACTTATACCTAACCCGGCGCGATGTCTCATTCCCAATGAAATACCATCTATACTCATTACAGACGAAAGTGGCAGTGTGCATCTTGCAGCTTCAATAAGATTGTTATGGATTATAACAGCACCATCGTGTAAAGGTGAACGCGGAAAAAAAATAGTGCGCAACAAGCTTTTACTTATTCTTGCATTTAATATTTCTCCAGTTTCAGCTATTCCTCTAATTCCAACAGACCTTACAATAACCATTAATGCACCATGCTGATGCTGTGCAAGTTCAAAAGCTGTTTCTGTGATAATATCAGTTAATCCCGTTTCATCGTTTTTTATAAATATTCTAAGAAGCGGACTTCTGCCTACTAATACAAGTAATCTGCGTATCTCAGGTTGAAAAAGAATAATAAATGCAATTACCCAGATATCGGAGATTAATTTTAATAACCAGCCAACTGCTTTAAGATTAGCCGCTTGTGCGATGAAAGAAAGTATTAGTACTATCACTAATCCATAAAAAATTTGAGCTGCTATTGTTCCGCGAATTACAGAGTAGAGTTTATAAAATATAAAAGTAACTAGTGCGATATCAATAACATCTAGTAAAGAGACTGTAATAAAGCCGATTTTAAAAAGTTCAAACATTCTGTAATTGTTCTGGATTTTCTATGAAATAATTCATTTTACTTGCAACTTTAGCATTTTTTACGTTGTGAGTCCTAATTATTTTAGCCCCATTTTTAATTGCAATAGTTTCAGCAGCAAAGGTTGGTTCTTCCCTTTTATCTACTTCTAAGTTGAACGCTTTTCCAATGAAAGATTTTCTAGAAAGTCCAATTACAATAGGAAAACCAATGCCCTTAAATTCATTTAACCGTTTTATGATTTCATAATTATCAAATATTCTTTTGCCGAATCCTATGCCAGGATCAATAAATATATTTTTTATTCCTTCTTTAACAGCAATATTAACTTTATCAACTAAATAGTCGTAAATCTCTGAAACTACCTCGTCGTAATAAGGATTTTCTTGCATATTTTTAGGGGTTCCTTTCATATGCATTAAAATTAGAGCTGCTTTATACTTTTGAACTACAGATAAAATTTTTTCATCAAAACTAAAAGAACTTGTGTCGTTAATAATTTTAGCACCACATTTACATGCCTCTTCAGCGACAATCGATTTATTAGTATCTATTGAAATAATTGCGTCTGGTTTTTTAGAAATCACAGATTCAATTACTGGAATTACTCTTTTCAGTTCTTCTTCAGCAGAGATTGGTTCAGAACCCGGTCGGGTTGATTCACCTCCAATATCTATAATATCAGCACCATCCTCTAATAATTGTAAAGAGTAGGCAAGAGCTTTATTTTTATCAAAATACTTACCACCATCTGAAAATGAATCCGGTGTAACATTAACTATACCCATAACTAAAGAACATTTAGCAGGGAAAGTTTTTCCTCCAACTTCTATAATTTGATTTTCATATTCAGTAAAATTTTTTATCGTTCTTGTAATCTTGAATCCTAAATCTTCATTACCAATAGCTAATATTTCTTTAGCTAATTCTTTAAATATGCTTATTGAACCAATTGCCAATAAGTCTACATAATCGTTATTAAAAGTATCTGCAGTATAACAGATTTCTTTGTTGGAAAGAATTATTTTTTTTACTTTTTGAGCAAGTGATAATTTAACGTTTCTAATTTCTAAAGCAAGCAAATCCTTCTCATAAAGTTCTCTGAAAATATTGTACTTAACGCTATATCTTTTGAAGACGTTTGTGTAAAAAATGTCTATTAGCTGAACTGTCAAAATTATGCCCCAAATTATTTTTTAACTTGACTCTAAAATTATACTTAAAATTTTACAAAAAATTAATGAAAATTTAGCAAAGAAATGATTAGTCTTGGGCAACTATAATATTTTTTAACTCAATAGTTGCAGCAGAAATATTATCTGAATTAAAGATTGATGAACCTGCAACGAACACATCACATCCAGAATTTGAAATTGATTTTATATTTTTTTTGTCTATGCCTCCATCTACTTCTATTAAGAAATCAAGTTTATTTTCTGAACGAATCTTTTTTAACTGTTTTATTTTTTTAAGAGTTGATTCAATAAATGTCTGCCCACCAAAACCAGGATTTACTGACATAATTAATACCAAATCAACATATTCCAAGATATTTTCTAATGTATTTAGAGGCGTAGCCGGGTTAACCACAACTCCCGCTTTACAATTTAATTCATGTATTTTTGTTATTGTTCTGTGCAGATGAACTACTTCTTCTTGATGAACAGAAATACAATTTGCGCCAGCCTTAGCAAAATCCTCTAAAAAATTATCAGGCTCTTTAATCATTAAATGTACATCGATAAACAAATTTGTAATTCTTCTTACAGCTGAAACTATCATTGGACCAAATGAAATATTGGGCACAAATTTCCCATCCATAATATCGCAATGAATCCAATCAGCCCCTCCTAATTCAACATATCTTATTTGCTGTGATAAATTTCTAAAATCTGCAGATAAAATTGATGGAGCTAAAATTTTTTTTGCTTTCATTTTTAATTCGGGTCATTTACTTTTGATTGAGTTAAAACAACATTCACACTATCGCCTACCGAAACTAAGGTGCTTTCTGATGGCTGCTGATCTACGACAGTGTTAGGTAATAATGTAGAAGAATAAATGTAAGTGGTTTTGCCAACTTTTAACGAGTTTTGTTTCAAAATTCTCGCTGCTTCTTCTAACGATTTGCCTAAAATGTTTGGTACTCTAATCATTCCTAAGTTAGGACCAATACTAATTTTAACATTAACACTATCGCCTTTAGATAAGCTTTTTCCTTCAGGGTATTGTTGTTCAACAATTGTGTTAACTGGGAGTTCTGAGGTTACACTGTCAACTTTTCCCAACTTCAATCCAATTCTTTCGAGAGTAATTTTTGCATCTCTTAAGGATTTATTTACCAATAGCGGCATTTGGATTTGAGGCTCTCCCCCGCTTATTGTTAGGTATATCCTCCTATTTGCCTTAACTAATGTGCCCGCAAATGGTTTTTGAAAAATAACCTCATCTTTTGAATATTTTTCATCATAGCGGGCTGATTGAATAATGGGATTTAAATTCAATTCTTTAAGTTTAGTAATAGCAACATTCTTATTTAATCCTACTACATTTGGTACAGTGTATATTTTGCCGCTAACATAATAAGGCATGACAATATCATCTAAAATAACTAAAATTACCGTTATGGTAATTAAAGCACCTAATGCATAGAAAAAAAGTTTTTTTAGCGGTCTTTTCATAAATCAAATATATTAAATAGAAGATTTATTCACAAAAATTGTCGATTTAATCAAATTTTATTACGAATTTACTTATATGTAAAAAGCTAAAATTAATTGGAGGGCTAAAAATGAATAATAGTGTATGTGTTTTTGAAGACGACAAATTTTTTAACTTTTTACCCCTGGTTTACAATAGACCTGTTTACAACCTAAGATGTGGGATATCTCAACTTAAAGAAAAAATTTTTCGCCATTTTAACACTCAAGACAAAATACTTTTTTGCCGCGAATATTTATCTGAAAAAGTGAAGTACGAAAATCCCAAATTCCATGTTAATGAACTTAAAGGTGACCAAATAATTTTTATTAATGGTCGACTTCTTATTACTAACGATATAGTTCAGGAATTAAAGAAACAAAAGGAAGATATAATTTATTACTGTGAAGATTCGGTAGCAGCTGCTAAAATCAGTAAAAAAAATTTTAATCTTATATTCGAAAAAATGCCAGGTGTTCTCAGTTTTCAAGAATTATCACTGAAATCAATGAGAATTAAAGCAAAGCTATTAAATTATATTTGGGATATAATCAAAGTAAACGGTGAACAAATAACCGCAGATTATAAAGTACTTACTAAAAAAAATAAGAATTATATTAATAAAAAATACAACGGCGTTTATTTCATAAACAAAAAGGAGATTTTTATAGGAGCTAATACAGTAATTTATCCAACTGTTGTTATAGATGCATCCGAAGGACCAGTTTATATAGGCAGTAATGTAAAAATTTTGCCTCATGCTGCTATTGAAGGACCCGCCTTTATTGGAGATAATTCTTTAATTAAAATGAAAGCATCTATCTACGCTAATTCGAGTATAGGCGAAGTTTGTAAAATTGGCGGAGAAATAGAGAATACAATTTTTCAATCATATTCAAATAAACAACACGATGGCTTTTTAGGGCATTCATATATTGGCAGTTTTGTAAATTTAGGTGCTGATACTACATCAAGCGACTTAAAGAATAATTATAGTAAAGTTTCAGTTTTGCTCAACAATAAATCTGTGGATACAGGAATGCAGTTTTTAGGTTTAATGATGGGCGACCATTCTAAAACGGGTATAAATACTATGTTTAACACCGGCACCGTTGTCGGGTTTTCATCAAATATTTACGGCTCAGGATTTCCGCCAAAATTTGTTCCATCGTTTGCTTGGGGTTCACCAAATGAATTTGTAACATACGATTTAGATAAATCAATGCATACTGCCGAGATTGTTATGGCAAGAAGAAATATTACCTTTAATCAAATTGATAAAAAGATATTCCAAAAAATTTATGAATTAACTCAAGATGAAAGAAAATCTTTTAAGAACATTGCTTAGTTACAAAAAATGCTGTTATATAAAAATTATTACTATTTGTTGAGATGTGTAGATGAACTAAGTAATAAATTAAAAAACAAGAAAATCTTTTCCGCCTTTTCACAAGAAAAAGAGCAGCTATATTTCCATATTCCTATAGACAATTTCCCGTATTACCATTTAGTCTTTTCAACCGATCCGAAACACTCGTTAATTTATCATAAACATACTTATCATAAGGCCAAAAAAAACGTCGCTGAATTTTTCACTAAATATCTGCCCGATAAAATTGTGGAATTTTCTATTGCTTATAATGATAGAATAGTTAAAATAGCACTGGAGGATTCAACATTGTATTTTTTAATCCGAGGCAACGACTCTAACTTTATTTTGGTTGATAAGAATAAGTCAATTGACTTTTTTAAAAAAATTAAAGACATAGAAAAAATTGAAGAAACCAAGCAAGAAGTGCTTTCTAAAAAGTATATTTCTTCTATTGATGATTACATACTTGATATAAGCAATACTGATATTGGAAATATTAGTAAAAAACTACCATCATTAGGCAAAGATGTTTTACTGGAACTAGAAACAAGAAATTATTCTTTACCTGAAATAACAATTTTACTTAATGAAATTTATAATTCCCCTATTGCTGTGTTTCATTCGCAAGAACATAAAGAGACTATTTTTATTCCTTCTACCTTTAAAATGATTCATTTGCCGGATAATGCTAACACTTTTAATAATTACTTGGATGCAGCAAGTCATTATTTAGCACTATTAAACAAAACTTCTAATTATAACTTACTACTCGAAGCAATTCAAAAACATGTTAAGAAAGAATTAGAAAAAGTGTCAAATAAACTGAATAACTTAAAAGCTAAAATTGAGGCAGGCTCTAAAGAAAATGAATACAATTTTTACGGTAACCTTTTGCTAACTAATCTTAATAAATTATCTAAGGGAATGAGTGAAATCGAGCTTGATGATTATCGATTTAATAAAAAAATAAAAATAAAATTAGATCCAAAACTTTTGCCTGCAGAAAATGCTCAGTCTTTTTTTGAAAAGGCAAAATCTGAAAAAATAAATTATTCTAAATCAGTTGAGCTTTACAACTCTGCTCTAAGATCGTATGAAAAATTAACTGAGTACAGCAATATTCTAAATTCTAATCCTTCAATTGATAAGTTAGAGGAATTAAAATTAATGTTAAATATTAATTTCCCTTCCACTAATACTAAAGAAAATAAAAAAGATGGAACGAAATTGTTCTTAGAAAATAAATTCAGACACTTTGTTATTGATGGCGCTTACCACCTTTTTGTAGGAAAAGATAGCAAAAGTAATGATGTCTTAACCACAAGATTCGCCAAACAAAATGATTATTGGTTTCATGCGAGAGGTTATACTGGCTCTCACGTTGTTTTACGCGTTGATAATCCTAAATCGGGAATTCCAAAATCTGTAATTAAAAATGCTGCTTCTGTTGCTGCATTTTACAGTAAAGCTAAAACTTCTTCGCTTGTACCAGTAAGCTATACGCTTAAAAAATTTGTTAGAAAAAATAAAAAATTAGAAGTTGGTCAAGTAATAATAGAACGAGAAGAAGTTATTTTGGCAAAACCAGAAATACCACCAAACTGCATCATTGTTACGGATAATTAACTTCCCTATAAATTGCCCAAAGATATGATTCTTGTTAATTTGCAACATGAAATTAGTGAATGTAGACAAAAAAAAATTTTTTTTGATAATTCTCGTTTCTGTTATTACTGGCTTAATTTACAATTGGCTTTCGCCAGATGGATTAAGTTTAATTCGTATACAAAATTCTTTACGAAGTTTGTCCAATGCTAATGCTGATTTAAACAGTCTAATTAATTCTAACAAAAACTTTATCTTAAAAATTTCATTGAAACAAGCATATAAGATTTATCAAGATTCAATATGTTTGTTTATTGATGCTCGTGATAGATGGGAATATGCAAAAGGACATATACCTAATGCCGTAAATATTGCAGAATACAAATTTGAACCTTCAATGCCATTAATAAAGTCACTTAACAAAAATGTATGTTATGTAATTTATTGTGGAGGAAATGACTGTGAAGTAAGTTTAAGATTAGCAACTGAAATGAGCAAAATTGGTTTTGCTAAATTGTTTGTTTTTGAAGGTGGCTGGAATGACTGGCTTAAAGCAAATTACCCAATTGAAAGCGAAGAATAGAAATGAAATTTACACGAGATACTTTTTTCCTCATCATTAGAATATTCCTCTCTTTCCTGTTTATTTTTTCTGGAATTGAAAAAATAAAAGACCCCAATGCTTTTGCTGCTGCAATTACAAATTATCACATACTTCCTAATTTTCTTATTAATTTTTTTGCAATCTCATTACCTTGGATCGAAACTTTTACAGGCATATTGTTGCTTTTCAAATTTTTCGAAAAAGAAAATTTATGTATAATTTTTTCTATGTTAAGTGTTTTTACTATTGCAGTAGTTGTAGCATTAATTAGAGGTATAAATATCGACTGCGGGTGTTTTGGAACTCTTAACAGTGAAAAAGTGGGGGTTCAAAAAATTGTAGAAAACATTTTAATTCTTGTAATAACAGCAGTTCTTTTTATTTACGACGATAAAAAACTAACAGTTAATAAAGACAAATAGTTAATTGATAACAATAAATAAAAATAATGTAAGGAAAATATTAATAATAAAGCTTAGAGGGATAGGCGATGTTGTTTTATCTACAATTGTTTTGAAAAACCTAAAAAGAGATTTCCCTCACAGTGAAATATCTTACTTAACTGAAAAACATTCAGCTCAAGTATTGAAAAATCTTCCTCAGTTAAGACATGTCTATTATTTTGAAAAATTAACTCTTCTTCAAAAAGTCAAATTTTTTTTACTAATAAGATATATTAAGTTTGACCTAATTTTAGATTTTTATTCTAATCCTACTACTGCGTTATTAACTTTTTTCAGCGGAGCAATTTATAGGGCTGGATTTCCTTATAAAGGGAGAAAATACGCATATAATCTTTATGGACCAATTGAAAGAAATAAGTACCATGCTGCTATGCTTCATCTTGAATTCTTAAAAAGAATTGGTCTTTCTGCCAACGAATCAGAGCTTTTATTTTTATTAGATAAAAATGCTAATTCGTTTGCAAGTAATTTATTATCTAATTTAATAATAGATAAAAAATCGCTAGTTGGGATTTGTCCTACTGGCGGTTGGGAGTCAAAAAAGTGTGACCCAATTAAATTGGCTGAAATTGCCGATAACTTAATCAACAAATACAAAATTAATGTTATAATTCTTTGGGGACCCGGCGATGAGTCAGATGCAAATGAAATAAAACATTTAATGAAAAATAATGCTTATCTTGCTCCCAAAACTACTATCTTAGAAATGGCAGCTATTATCGCTAAGTGTAAGTTCGTAATTTGCAATGATAGCGGTCCAATGCATATTTCTGTAGCGTTAGACGTGCCTGTACTTGCCTTGTTTGGTCCTACTGACCCTATTTTACAAGGACCTTTTGGTGAAAAACATGAGTGGGTGAATTTAGAAGAATTAGATTGTATAAAGTGTAACTTGCTGAAATGCCCTAAAAACCATGAATGCTTTTTGAATCTTCCTATTAATAAAATAATGACTAAAGTAGATTTGTTAATTAAAAAAAATGAAATTGAGCTTGATTAAAAAAATTGAGATTTTCTTAAAAAAAATATTCTTAAAAATATTATTAATTGGGAACCCTAAAAGCAACAATAACCAATTAGTAAAGTTTGATTCTAATTCAAAAATATTGTTTATAAGACTTAATAGAATTGGCGATGCTCTTGTTTCCACCCCGCTTCTTCAAATCATCAAGAAAAATCTAAAGTGTAAAACAATTGTACTTGCTAGTGCCAGCAATTATTTTGTTTTTCAGAATAATGAACTTTGTGATAAATTAATAGTTTTCCAGAAGAGCTTAAAGAATTTCGTTAAATTAATCCATCGTCTAAATTCTGAAGATTTAACAGCTGTAGTTGATCTTCATGATGATATTTCAACTACAGTTAGTTTTATTTTAGCTTTGTTGAAAGCTCCTATTAAAATAGGTTTTAAAAAAGGAAATGAAAGTTTATATACTCATTTAGTTGTAAAACTTGACACTCAGAAACATCATATTATTGATAGATTAATGGAGTTTGCCAAGTTTTTTAATGTAAAAACAAATTCATCTGATATAAATGTTTACTATAAACCAGACCAAAAATCGTTGCAAAGTGCGAAGGCGTTTTTAAAAAAAAGTTTTGCTAAACAAAAATTTTTACTGGGTATAAACATTTCTGCTGGCAGTCAAGCGCGTTTTTGGGGAATAAGAAAATATAAAGAGCTAATCAATTCCTTAATAAAATATGATTTAAACATTCTTATATTATGTCAAAAAAGTGATTTAGCTAAAGCCAAAGAAATTTCTAACAATTATTTGCCAATTTTTTATAGTGATAATTTTGATGAATTTGCAGCAATGATTTCTCAACTGAACTTACTCTTTACACCGGATACATCCATTGTTCATGTTGCTTCTTCATTCAAAATTCCAATGTTTGGTCTCTATGTAAAATACAACACTGAAGATGTTATTTGGTATCCATACAAATCCGATTACGAATGTATAATTACAAAAGAGCCTACATTAAAAAATATAAGTAGTGAAAAGGTAATACAAAAATTAATACCATTTTTGGAGAAGTATTTATATGACGAAACAACCACCAGAGTGTAAAAATTTTACCGGTTACAAACCTTGTTTTCCTAATTACAACTGCTGGGAAAACGGCTGTAAAGAGATGAACCCAATCGGGACAAAAATATTGATTATAAACTTAGATGCTATGGGCGACGTATTAATGACTACAGCTCAGCTTCATGCAATTAAAAGAAAATATCCACAGTCAACCATTTGGTGGCTTACTTTAAATAATGCTAAAGACCTATTGGTTAATAATCAGTATATCGATAAAATACTAACATACGATAGCGAATCATTAAGTATTTTGCAATCGATGGAATTTGACATTGTTATGAATGCTGATAAATCATTGCGTGCAGGCTCAGTAACTATGAACGTTAAAGCCGCAAAAAAATTAGGATTTGGAATTAATAATTACGGACAAATTATCCCTCTCAACAGCGGCGCTGAATATAATTATAAAATGGGATTGGATGATAATCTTAAATTCAAAATTAATCAACGCACTAAGCAAGATTACTTAGCTGAAACTTTTGAGCTTGATTATAAACGTGATAAATACATTTTTAATTTTACTGAAGAAGAGATTCTTTTCATAGAAAAATATAAAAATGAAATTGGTATAAAAGACAGCGATGAAATTATCGGATTTAATACCGGTTGCTCTCTTCTTTATCCTAATAAGAAAATGACAATTGAACAACATATTGCATTAATTGAAAAATTTCTCTCATTCAATCGATTTAAAATAATGCTGCTGGGTGGCAAAGAAGATCAAGAAAGAAATTCAATAATAGCTGACGCGTTTAATAATAAAGTTATTAATACACCTGTAAATGAAGGAGTAAGAAAAGGAGCTTGCTATGAAAGCATACCTCAAGTTGTAATTACCGGCGATTCTTTCGGTATGCACTTAGCAATAGCT
This window harbors:
- a CDS encoding glycosyltransferase family 9 protein gives rise to the protein MTKQPPECKNFTGYKPCFPNYNCWENGCKEMNPIGTKILIINLDAMGDVLMTTAQLHAIKRKYPQSTIWWLTLNNAKDLLVNNQYIDKILTYDSESLSILQSMEFDIVMNADKSLRAGSVTMNVKAAKKLGFGINNYGQIIPLNSGAEYNYKMGLDDNLKFKINQRTKQDYLAETFELDYKRDKYIFNFTEEEILFIEKYKNEIGIKDSDEIIGFNTGCSLLYPNKKMTIEQHIALIEKFLSFNRFKIMLLGGKEDQERNSIIADAFNNKVINTPVNEGVRKGACYESIPQVVITGDSFGMHLAIALGKYVIAWFGLSCWTEIDLYDNGIKLIPEGLFCAPCWKKVCPYNLECIQMIDLEKIVNETLKYFDMRKHEKTKN